The proteins below are encoded in one region of Fibrella aestuarina BUZ 2:
- a CDS encoding DUF6044 family protein, translating into MPHRSAPRSFWIARDKPYLWVALGLLVLYLLPYVWLGEGAYLTIHDNLDSDFLYLRLLAHSGKAITLDSAARLPIVMNGLPRAVLRSGLNLEVLTYALLPPYGAWLVNFGLIHAIGFMGMYALLRRYVLPDPPQAPIRVGVALLFALVPCYTVHGASVTGQPLLLFAFLNLLNRRASWRDWLIIALFPFYSFLVWSGLFAGLLLAGLGALVMARRRAIVWPFVGALVMLASLYIASEWQLLYAFVTKTYISHRTEYDYARLMPITLWASLKATFYLFIQTQYHSGAFYTPLILLGSLWVIGADWWRRRQAVAEGPRLTGQPRVILPLLGLIGLICLCHGFYRFPATWAGAGNLLQALQCDRFYFMLPLLWLLLLALSLRQFTPTSWWVRGLLLGQLAVMGLANIEWRINVAKMAGVDNEATYPAYRAFFAERQFTQISNYTGLAPANYRVVSVGIPPAVALYNGLYTLDSYQNNYPLPYKHLFRRVIAAELAKSPTLRTYFDYYANRCYAFSAELGLSENDVMVSKYEHQALQHLQLNTDVLRQLGCRYVLAGLPIRNAAAQHLRLERIFSDSESYWKVYLYRLHGAGS; encoded by the coding sequence ATGCCTCATCGTTCTGCTCCTCGATCGTTCTGGATTGCCCGTGACAAACCCTATCTGTGGGTGGCGCTGGGCCTGTTGGTGCTGTACCTCCTCCCCTACGTGTGGCTGGGCGAAGGCGCGTACCTGACCATCCACGACAACCTCGACAGCGACTTTCTGTACCTGCGGCTACTGGCGCATAGTGGCAAAGCCATTACGCTTGATTCAGCGGCACGGCTACCCATCGTGATGAATGGCCTGCCCCGGGCCGTATTGCGGTCGGGCCTGAACCTCGAAGTGCTGACCTACGCGCTACTGCCTCCTTACGGCGCCTGGCTCGTCAATTTCGGGCTGATTCATGCCATCGGGTTTATGGGCATGTACGCGCTGCTTCGGCGCTACGTACTGCCTGATCCCCCACAGGCGCCCATCCGCGTGGGTGTGGCCTTACTGTTTGCGCTGGTGCCGTGTTACACGGTGCATGGCGCGAGTGTTACCGGCCAGCCGCTGCTCCTGTTTGCCTTCCTGAATCTGCTGAATCGCCGGGCATCATGGCGCGACTGGCTCATCATAGCGCTGTTTCCGTTCTATTCCTTTCTGGTCTGGTCGGGCCTGTTTGCGGGCTTGCTCCTGGCTGGGTTAGGCGCGTTGGTGATGGCTCGGCGCCGAGCCATCGTGTGGCCGTTTGTGGGGGCGCTGGTCATGCTGGCAAGCCTGTACATCGCATCCGAATGGCAGTTACTCTACGCCTTTGTCACGAAAACATACATTTCGCACCGCACCGAGTATGACTACGCCCGCCTGATGCCGATTACGCTATGGGCCAGCCTGAAAGCGACCTTTTACCTGTTTATCCAGACGCAATACCATTCTGGTGCATTTTACACGCCGCTCATTCTGCTAGGTAGTCTGTGGGTGATAGGGGCGGATTGGTGGAGACGACGCCAAGCCGTTGCCGAGGGGCCGCGCCTAACCGGGCAGCCCCGGGTTATACTGCCTTTGCTCGGGCTCATCGGCCTCATCTGCCTGTGCCATGGCTTCTATCGCTTTCCGGCCACCTGGGCGGGAGCAGGCAATCTCTTACAGGCGCTCCAGTGCGATCGATTTTATTTCATGCTACCGCTGCTGTGGCTGTTGCTGCTAGCCCTGAGTCTGCGCCAGTTTACGCCAACGAGTTGGTGGGTACGTGGTTTGTTGCTGGGTCAGCTGGCCGTGATGGGGCTGGCCAATATTGAGTGGCGTATCAACGTGGCGAAAATGGCAGGAGTCGACAATGAGGCAACGTACCCAGCCTATCGGGCCTTTTTTGCCGAGCGGCAGTTTACTCAAATCAGCAACTACACGGGTCTGGCGCCGGCCAACTACCGGGTGGTGAGTGTGGGGATTCCCCCGGCCGTAGCCCTGTACAACGGTCTCTACACACTCGACAGCTATCAAAACAACTATCCACTACCCTACAAACACCTCTTTCGGCGCGTGATAGCGGCAGAGCTGGCCAAAAGCCCGACGCTGCGTACGTACTTCGATTATTACGCCAACCGTTGCTATGCGTTTTCGGCGGAGCTGGGGCTGTCGGAGAACGACGTGATGGTATCGAAATATGAGCACCAGGCGCTGCAACATCTGCAACTGAACACCGATGTTCTGCGCCAGTTGGGCTGTCGCTATGTGTTGGCAGGGCTACCCATCCGCAACGCCGCCGCCCAACACCTACGCCTCGAACGCATCTTCTCCGATTCGGAAAGCTACTGGAAAGTGTATTTGTACAGACTGCACGGAGCCGGTAGTTGA
- a CDS encoding family 43 glycosylhydrolase → MNSYLLLLLSLLAIPTLAQPAKQTTYCNPIDLDYRYNFEQQNEGISYRSGADPVIIRHKDAYYMFVTIQGGYWRSTDLVNWKYITPSMWPMEDMCAPAAASVGDTLYLFQSTFQQRPILISTAPETGKLQFYNRWLPQLPKDIGPWDPALFHDPDTNKWYMYWGSSNVYPLFGAELDKNRQLTYADRNPANAYKPMFWLDPWVHGWERFGPNHADLVKPFVEGAWMTKHNGKYYLQYGAPGTEYNVYANGTYVGNSPLGPWEYAPYNPIAYHPGGYAVGCGHGNTFQDAYGNYWNTGTSWIGLVWAMERRMVMHPAGFDKTDQLYADTRFGDWPHKLPTRKWDTQNGPIADDTFTGWMLLNYKKPVTASSTLDTLQASFVNDENVRTFWATRNKPGETLTVDLGSEQTIRAVQVNYVDHKNTIFKTDASVYTQFRILGSADGKRWRTLADLTDTTRYGKRDRASAYVELSQPEKARYVRYEHVYTAGPYLAINGFRIFGKGTGNVPGVPAGLTAKRQPDDRNADLSWQPVPGAVGYNIRWGIAPDKLYQTYQFWADDPMGRPGRPFELRALNRGVPYYFAVEAFNENGVSALSPVVSDGFVKK, encoded by the coding sequence ATGAACTCCTACCTGCTCTTACTTCTTAGCCTGCTGGCTATCCCGACGCTCGCGCAACCGGCAAAGCAAACGACCTATTGCAACCCCATCGACCTCGATTACCGCTATAACTTCGAGCAGCAGAACGAGGGCATTTCGTACCGGTCCGGGGCCGATCCGGTCATTATCCGGCACAAGGATGCCTACTACATGTTCGTCACGATTCAGGGCGGCTACTGGCGCTCGACGGATCTGGTCAACTGGAAATACATCACCCCGTCGATGTGGCCCATGGAAGACATGTGCGCCCCGGCGGCCGCGTCGGTTGGCGACACGCTGTATCTCTTTCAGTCGACGTTCCAGCAACGCCCCATCCTGATTTCGACGGCTCCCGAAACGGGTAAGCTGCAATTCTATAATCGCTGGCTACCCCAATTGCCTAAAGACATCGGTCCTTGGGATCCGGCCCTGTTCCACGACCCTGATACCAATAAATGGTACATGTATTGGGGATCGTCAAACGTCTACCCGCTGTTCGGGGCCGAGCTCGATAAGAATCGGCAGCTTACCTATGCCGACCGCAACCCGGCCAATGCCTACAAGCCCATGTTCTGGCTCGATCCCTGGGTGCACGGCTGGGAACGCTTCGGCCCCAACCACGCCGATCTGGTGAAACCCTTCGTGGAAGGCGCCTGGATGACGAAGCATAACGGCAAATATTACCTGCAATACGGCGCGCCTGGCACCGAATACAATGTCTACGCCAACGGCACCTACGTGGGTAATTCGCCACTCGGTCCCTGGGAATATGCCCCGTATAACCCCATCGCCTATCACCCCGGCGGTTATGCCGTGGGCTGCGGGCATGGAAATACGTTTCAGGATGCCTATGGCAATTATTGGAACACGGGTACGTCGTGGATAGGGCTGGTCTGGGCGATGGAACGCCGGATGGTGATGCACCCCGCGGGGTTCGACAAAACGGATCAGCTCTACGCCGACACGCGCTTCGGCGACTGGCCCCACAAGCTACCCACCCGAAAATGGGATACCCAGAACGGACCCATCGCCGACGATACCTTTACGGGCTGGATGCTGCTCAACTACAAGAAGCCAGTCACGGCTAGTTCAACGCTCGATACCCTACAGGCTTCGTTTGTGAACGACGAAAACGTGCGCACCTTCTGGGCCACCCGCAACAAACCCGGCGAAACCCTGACCGTCGATCTAGGCAGTGAGCAGACGATCCGAGCCGTACAGGTAAATTACGTCGACCATAAGAACACAATCTTCAAAACCGATGCTTCGGTCTACACGCAGTTCCGGATCCTGGGCTCAGCCGATGGCAAACGCTGGCGTACCCTCGCCGACCTGACCGACACCACCCGCTACGGCAAACGCGACCGGGCTAGTGCGTATGTGGAACTATCGCAGCCCGAGAAAGCCAGGTACGTTCGCTATGAGCATGTTTACACGGCGGGGCCTTACCTGGCCATTAATGGCTTTCGTATTTTCGGAAAAGGAACGGGCAACGTACCGGGCGTACCGGCCGGCCTGACCGCCAAACGCCAACCCGACGATCGCAACGCCGACCTGAGCTGGCAACCCGTGCCGGGCGCCGTCGGTTATAACATTCGCTGGGGAATTGCGCCCGATAAGCTCTACCAGACCTATCAGTTCTGGGCCGATGACCCAATGGGGCGCCCCGGCCGGCCGTTTGAACTACGCGCGCTGAACCGGGGGGTACCGTATTATTTCGCGGTTGAAGCATTCAACGAAAACGGCGTATCGGCGCTAAGCCCGGTAGTGAGCGATGGCTTCGTGAAAAAATAG
- a CDS encoding DinB family protein has product MTESLSRRRLLTSGTLATAGLLGWPADLSADRLVPHGLTEPDEAALLRHEVMVVREMAKSAYDFLWQIMTGIDEKEADWKPNPESNSTRWMVEHLCWFEQWAADTIENKGRYLTDKKPGKLSEPSLTALKARFDADFDRLDQLSAKLTPEQLNREITFVGRFPTTIRNMLRIHVSHLSGHLYQIRYVRGTYSRVFHTNKAIFDPW; this is encoded by the coding sequence ATGACCGAATCACTATCAAGGCGACGCCTGCTGACCAGCGGAACGCTGGCCACCGCCGGGCTTCTGGGCTGGCCCGCTGACCTCTCAGCGGATCGCTTAGTCCCGCACGGCCTGACCGAACCCGACGAAGCCGCCCTGCTACGGCACGAGGTCATGGTGGTGCGTGAGATGGCGAAATCGGCTTACGACTTCTTATGGCAAATCATGACGGGTATCGACGAAAAGGAAGCCGACTGGAAGCCAAATCCAGAATCGAATTCGACCCGCTGGATGGTTGAGCACCTATGCTGGTTTGAGCAATGGGCCGCCGACACGATTGAAAATAAAGGGCGCTACCTCACGGATAAGAAGCCGGGGAAACTATCCGAGCCTTCCTTAACAGCGCTAAAAGCCCGGTTTGATGCCGATTTCGACCGGCTGGATCAACTGTCGGCCAAGCTGACGCCGGAGCAGTTGAACCGAGAAATTACGTTTGTGGGTCGTTTCCCTACTACCATTCGAAACATGCTCCGGATCCACGTCTCGCACCTGTCGGGCCACCTTTATCAGATCCGGTACGTGCGGGGTACGTATAGCCGCGTGTTTCACACCAACAAAGCGATTTTTGATCCCTGGTGA
- a CDS encoding DsrE family protein, whose product MKSLSICLLLVLTATYSQAQMSLSKKMNMLIHITCGPADPTRAALGFLVAKTALAEGHSVTLFLAGDAAVLLRDAELDQVEGLGTGKLREHFEAIVKAGGRFYVSGLSAKARGITESDLQGKPAEFAMPTKLVQLAATSDRLFTY is encoded by the coding sequence ATGAAATCACTTAGTATCTGCCTGCTACTCGTGCTGACGGCTACCTACAGTCAGGCACAAATGAGCTTGTCGAAGAAAATGAACATGCTCATCCATATCACCTGTGGCCCTGCCGACCCTACCCGCGCTGCCCTTGGCTTTCTGGTGGCTAAAACGGCCCTGGCCGAAGGGCATTCCGTCACGCTTTTTCTGGCGGGCGATGCGGCCGTGCTACTCCGTGACGCCGAACTCGACCAGGTCGAAGGCCTTGGCACCGGCAAACTCCGCGAGCATTTCGAAGCCATCGTGAAAGCAGGCGGGCGGTTCTACGTATCGGGCCTGTCGGCGAAGGCGCGGGGCATAACCGAGAGTGATCTACAGGGAAAGCCCGCCGAGTTTGCCATGCCCACAAAGCTGGTACAGTTGGCGGCCACTAGTGACCGACTGTTCACTTACTAA
- a CDS encoding thioredoxin family protein has product MFRLVSVCLLVVLSTSSFKPSEEPGIQFSSARWAEVLKQAKAQKKVIFLDAYASWCGPCKMLQKQVFTQRSVGDYFNKRFINVKMDMEKGEGPALSQVYPLEAYPTLLFIDGSGRVVKKAIGYMSAEDLLDVAKSVKPAGGV; this is encoded by the coding sequence ATGTTTCGATTAGTCAGCGTTTGCCTGCTTGTTGTGCTGAGCACCTCATCGTTCAAACCGAGCGAAGAACCGGGCATTCAATTCTCCAGCGCCCGGTGGGCTGAGGTGCTGAAGCAAGCCAAGGCGCAGAAGAAGGTTATCTTCCTCGACGCCTATGCCAGTTGGTGCGGCCCCTGCAAAATGCTTCAGAAGCAGGTCTTTACGCAACGTTCAGTTGGTGACTACTTCAATAAGCGGTTTATCAACGTGAAGATGGATATGGAAAAAGGCGAAGGCCCTGCCCTGTCGCAGGTCTATCCGCTGGAAGCCTATCCGACGCTCCTCTTCATTGACGGCAGCGGCCGCGTGGTGAAAAAAGCCATCGGCTACATGAGCGCCGAAGACCTACTCGACGTAGCCAAGAGCGTGAAACCCGCAGGCGGCGTCTAA
- a CDS encoding endonuclease MutS2 yields MLYPNTLEQKLGFDKIRELLRQACISPLGQDYVDKIRFTDNHQLIDKLLRQTYEFTQIVQYEPDFPQSNYLDVRPQLQKARVEGITLMEDEFFDLKLALKTIQDCLRFLEKQEEGQYPYLVELAGPVTVDKGIVAALDRVIDDRGRVRDNASPALADIRRRIISEQANLRKRLDSILRTARQQGWIPDDLSLTVRGGRLVIPIAAEHKRKIRGFVHDESDTGKTVYIEPAEVFDGNNEVRELEYEERREVFRILLALTDQVRPALPELNKAVNFLAQIDFIRAKAKLAGQLQAGMPQVMNRPVVNWIAARHPLLYLSHQKQGKAVVPLNIQLDEQPGTPAAGTPAERILIISGPNAGGKSIALKTIGLLQYMMQCGLLVPMAEHSDMGVFQNLFIDIGDEQSIENDLSTYSSHLTNMQRFLVGANRRTLFLIDEFGTGTEPGQGGAIAEAILEELNKSGAYGVINTHYTNLKVFADKTPGLINGAMRFDGEKLEPLYELEMGRPGSSFAFEIAQKINLPNAVINRAKEKLGSQQVNFEKLLKELDIEKRVFSEKNLDISINQRKLAQQVAEYTALKTKLDNEQKQLINTAKAKAKALVQEANQKIENTIREIKETKADKEQTRQVRAELQRFEQASLKPEVIVEPEKPKSAEEEFELAGGEIGVGNFVRIQGQNAIGEVLAIRGKDAEIRIGELKSNIKLNRLEKVSRKTYREAVGEKQAPRSQGMDLNEKMMNFSFNLDIRGRRGEEALVEVDKFMDSALMLGYPELRIVHGKGDGILRQLIRNHLRSYKQVASMADEHADRGGPGVTLVRMK; encoded by the coding sequence ATGCTTTACCCGAATACCCTCGAACAAAAACTTGGTTTCGACAAAATCCGCGAGTTGCTCCGGCAGGCCTGTATTTCGCCGCTGGGCCAGGACTACGTGGACAAAATTCGCTTCACCGACAATCACCAACTGATCGATAAGCTGCTGCGGCAGACCTACGAGTTTACGCAGATCGTGCAGTACGAACCCGATTTTCCGCAGAGTAACTACCTCGACGTGCGCCCCCAATTGCAAAAGGCCCGCGTGGAAGGCATTACGCTCATGGAAGACGAGTTTTTTGACCTTAAACTGGCGCTGAAAACCATTCAGGACTGCCTTCGTTTCCTCGAAAAACAGGAAGAAGGCCAGTATCCGTATCTGGTTGAACTGGCCGGGCCCGTAACGGTCGACAAAGGTATCGTGGCCGCGCTCGACCGCGTGATCGACGACCGGGGCCGGGTACGTGACAACGCCTCGCCCGCGCTGGCCGATATCCGGCGGCGGATCATCTCGGAGCAGGCCAACCTGCGCAAACGCCTCGACAGCATCCTGCGCACGGCCCGCCAGCAGGGCTGGATTCCCGACGACCTGAGCCTGACGGTGCGCGGCGGGCGGCTCGTGATCCCGATTGCGGCCGAACACAAACGCAAGATTCGCGGCTTCGTGCACGACGAATCTGACACGGGTAAAACCGTCTACATCGAACCCGCCGAAGTATTCGACGGCAACAACGAGGTGCGCGAACTGGAATATGAAGAGCGCCGCGAGGTGTTCCGCATCCTGCTCGCCCTCACCGATCAGGTACGTCCCGCCCTGCCCGAACTGAACAAGGCCGTCAATTTCTTGGCGCAGATCGACTTTATCCGGGCCAAGGCCAAACTAGCCGGGCAGCTACAGGCCGGTATGCCGCAGGTGATGAATCGCCCCGTGGTGAACTGGATCGCCGCCCGCCACCCGCTGCTCTACCTGTCGCACCAGAAACAGGGCAAGGCGGTGGTGCCGCTCAACATTCAGCTCGACGAACAGCCAGGGACGCCTGCCGCAGGAACGCCTGCCGAACGCATCCTGATTATCTCAGGGCCCAACGCGGGGGGGAAATCCATCGCGCTGAAAACCATTGGCCTGCTGCAATACATGATGCAGTGCGGGCTGCTGGTGCCGATGGCCGAACACTCCGACATGGGCGTGTTTCAGAACCTCTTTATCGACATCGGCGACGAACAGTCGATCGAGAACGATTTGAGCACCTACTCGTCGCACCTGACCAACATGCAGCGATTCCTGGTGGGTGCCAACCGCCGCACGCTCTTCCTGATCGACGAGTTCGGGACGGGCACCGAGCCGGGGCAGGGAGGCGCCATTGCCGAAGCCATCCTGGAGGAGTTGAACAAGTCGGGGGCGTATGGCGTCATCAACACGCACTACACCAACCTGAAAGTCTTTGCCGATAAAACGCCGGGCCTCATCAACGGGGCGATGCGCTTCGACGGCGAAAAACTGGAACCGCTCTACGAACTCGAAATGGGTCGGCCGGGCTCGTCGTTTGCCTTCGAAATTGCCCAGAAGATCAACCTGCCCAACGCGGTGATCAACCGGGCGAAGGAAAAGCTCGGTTCGCAGCAGGTCAACTTCGAGAAACTGCTGAAAGAACTGGACATTGAAAAGCGCGTTTTCTCGGAAAAGAACCTCGACATCAGCATCAATCAGCGGAAGCTGGCGCAGCAGGTGGCCGAATACACAGCCCTGAAAACCAAGCTCGACAACGAGCAGAAACAGCTGATCAACACGGCCAAAGCGAAGGCAAAGGCGCTGGTGCAGGAGGCCAACCAGAAGATCGAAAACACGATCCGCGAGATCAAGGAAACGAAGGCCGATAAGGAGCAGACCCGCCAGGTACGTGCCGAACTGCAACGCTTCGAGCAGGCTAGCCTGAAACCCGAGGTCATCGTTGAGCCCGAGAAACCCAAGTCGGCCGAAGAGGAATTTGAACTGGCCGGCGGCGAGATCGGCGTGGGTAATTTTGTACGGATACAGGGGCAAAATGCCATTGGTGAAGTACTGGCGATTCGTGGAAAAGACGCCGAAATCCGCATTGGTGAGCTAAAATCGAACATCAAGCTCAACCGGCTGGAGAAGGTGAGTCGCAAAACGTACCGCGAAGCCGTGGGCGAGAAACAGGCCCCGCGCAGCCAGGGTATGGACCTGAATGAGAAGATGATGAACTTCTCGTTTAACCTCGACATCCGCGGACGACGCGGCGAAGAAGCGCTGGTGGAAGTAGACAAGTTTATGGATAGCGCCCTGATGCTCGGCTACCCCGAACTCCGCATCGTCCACGGCAAAGGCGACGGTATTCTGCGGCAGTTGATCCGCAATCACCTGCGTTCCTACAAGCAGGTCGCCAGCATGGCCGATGAGCACGCCGACCGGGGCGGCCCCGGCGTGACGCTCGTCCGGATGAAATAA
- a CDS encoding META domain-containing protein, with protein MRLLPLALLVVVSACHRPAPKTTSRPAPPPAAADDVPDYSQYVRQGVSYFAVGNEPSWGLIIQSDRRMHLRTPTDTLSVPTPSPIVSANGERTYEGRNRGNSIRVNLRPARYTDNMSGQQFAYTANVTVKKGRGPVRTYSGGATALNQLMLLGENWRIVSLNGKTTPAQGRQQPFIEFQPSANRVLGSGGCNRFSGTFRADNQLIKFSPVVATKMACANEVNTFETELFRALTGTLTYSIERGHLTLSRDGKAVLIAKRRD; from the coding sequence ATGCGCCTGCTACCCCTTGCCCTGTTGGTCGTTGTGTCGGCCTGCCATCGCCCCGCTCCCAAAACAACCAGCCGCCCTGCGCCCCCGCCCGCAGCCGCCGACGACGTACCCGACTACAGCCAGTATGTGCGGCAGGGTGTCAGCTATTTTGCCGTTGGGAATGAACCGAGCTGGGGGCTGATCATCCAGTCGGACCGCCGCATGCACCTGCGCACACCTACAGACACGCTGTCGGTGCCAACGCCGAGCCCGATCGTATCGGCCAACGGCGAACGTACCTACGAAGGCCGCAACCGGGGGAATTCGATTCGGGTCAATCTGCGACCGGCCCGCTATACCGATAACATGTCGGGTCAGCAGTTTGCGTATACGGCCAACGTAACCGTGAAAAAAGGGCGTGGGCCGGTACGTACCTACAGCGGCGGCGCCACAGCCCTGAACCAACTGATGCTACTGGGTGAAAACTGGCGTATCGTCAGCCTGAATGGCAAAACCACCCCGGCGCAGGGCCGTCAGCAACCGTTTATCGAGTTTCAGCCCAGCGCTAACCGCGTGCTGGGCAGTGGCGGCTGCAACCGGTTCTCGGGTACGTTCCGCGCCGATAACCAACTGATCAAATTCAGCCCCGTTGTTGCTACGAAGATGGCCTGTGCCAACGAAGTAAATACCTTCGAAACCGAGCTGTTCAGGGCCCTTACCGGCACCCTGACCTACAGCATCGAACGTGGCCACCTAACGCTGAGCCGCGACGGCAAGGCCGTCCTGATTGCCAAACGTCGCGACTAG
- a CDS encoding mevalonate kinase family protein: MIIETRAYARAGLLGNPSDGFFGKTIALSVRNFGASVKLYESPELVIEPQPQDTNSFRSLHHLRDAVATLGYQGGIPLLKAAAKTFLDYCDRQGIRLPNKNFTLRYATSIPRQVGLSGSSAIIVAAYRAMMTFYNIEIPLPELPNIVLATETNELGIAAGLQDRVIQCYEGCVYMDFDKTLMEQQGHGLYDPIPPQLLPNLYIAYKTTLGKQSGRVHSDVRSRWQKGEPLVVDTLHNIADLARQGREALLNGQTDRLNELINQNFDYRKQIYPISEANQAMIDTARRCGASASFTGSGGSIIGAYQDDAMLNRLFVELKRLDARVIRPFAQ; this comes from the coding sequence TTGATCATCGAAACACGCGCCTACGCCCGTGCCGGGCTGCTGGGCAATCCGTCCGACGGATTTTTTGGAAAAACCATTGCCTTATCGGTCCGCAACTTCGGGGCGTCGGTGAAGCTGTATGAGTCGCCCGAACTGGTGATTGAACCACAGCCACAGGATACCAACAGCTTCCGCAGCCTGCACCACCTGCGCGACGCCGTGGCGACGTTGGGGTATCAGGGCGGGATTCCGCTGCTGAAAGCCGCCGCCAAAACGTTTCTCGACTACTGCGATCGGCAGGGTATCCGGCTGCCCAACAAGAATTTCACGCTGCGTTACGCCACGTCGATTCCCCGTCAGGTGGGGCTGTCGGGTTCCAGCGCCATCATCGTGGCGGCGTATCGGGCCATGATGACGTTCTACAACATCGAGATTCCGCTGCCCGAACTCCCCAATATCGTGCTGGCGACCGAAACCAATGAGCTGGGTATTGCGGCGGGCTTGCAGGACCGCGTGATTCAGTGCTACGAAGGCTGCGTGTATATGGACTTCGACAAGACGCTGATGGAGCAGCAGGGGCACGGGTTGTATGACCCGATCCCGCCGCAACTCCTGCCCAATCTGTACATCGCCTACAAAACCACGCTTGGCAAACAGTCGGGCCGGGTGCATTCCGACGTGCGCTCGCGCTGGCAGAAAGGGGAGCCGCTGGTGGTCGATACCCTGCACAACATTGCCGATCTGGCCCGGCAGGGCCGCGAGGCACTGCTCAACGGCCAAACCGACCGGCTCAACGAGCTCATCAACCAGAATTTTGACTACCGAAAGCAGATTTATCCCATCAGTGAGGCCAATCAGGCCATGATCGACACGGCGCGGCGGTGTGGGGCTTCGGCCTCCTTCACGGGTTCGGGCGGATCGATTATTGGCGCCTACCAGGACGACGCCATGCTCAATCGTCTGTTTGTCGAACTAAAACGCCTGGATGCCCGCGTCATCCGTCCTTTTGCACAATAG
- the galU gene encoding UTP--glucose-1-phosphate uridylyltransferase GalU codes for MIKKAVIPAAGLGTRFLPATKAQPKEMLPIIDRPTIQYVVQEAVDSGIEDILIITGKGKRAIEDHFDRNYELESRLAEKEDRLLLDEMRRLSDMANLHYVRQRELNGLGDAIRYARQHVGNEPFAVLLGDTIMDAVMPVTQQLIDTYEQYGGSVIAVEEVPADKVNRYGIVGGRALSERIMALDTLIEKPSIEEAPSNLAIAGRYVLTPDVFDALDRTPVGKNGEVQLTDALKLMLTRENLFAHRIEGKRHDIGNKLDFLKTTVEFALKRPEFAEPFRTYLKSLNL; via the coding sequence ATGATCAAAAAAGCCGTTATTCCCGCCGCTGGCCTGGGCACTCGTTTTCTGCCCGCCACCAAAGCCCAACCCAAAGAAATGCTGCCGATCATCGACCGGCCCACCATCCAGTATGTGGTGCAGGAAGCCGTCGATTCGGGCATTGAAGATATCCTGATTATCACGGGAAAAGGCAAACGCGCCATCGAAGACCACTTCGACCGCAACTACGAACTGGAGAGCCGCCTCGCCGAAAAGGAAGACCGGCTGCTGCTCGACGAGATGCGCCGTCTCTCGGATATGGCCAACTTGCATTACGTTCGGCAACGCGAACTCAACGGTCTTGGCGACGCCATTCGCTATGCCCGGCAACACGTTGGCAATGAGCCGTTCGCTGTGCTGTTGGGTGATACCATTATGGATGCCGTTATGCCCGTGACGCAGCAATTGATCGATACCTATGAGCAATATGGCGGGTCGGTGATTGCGGTGGAAGAAGTGCCGGCCGACAAAGTGAACCGGTATGGGATTGTGGGTGGCCGAGCCCTGAGCGAACGCATTATGGCCCTCGACACCCTGATCGAAAAACCGTCCATCGAGGAAGCACCCAGCAACCTGGCGATTGCGGGTAGGTACGTGCTCACGCCCGACGTGTTCGACGCGCTCGACCGCACACCCGTCGGCAAAAACGGCGAGGTGCAACTCACCGACGCCTTGAAGCTGATGCTCACCCGCGAAAACCTGTTTGCACACCGCATCGAAGGCAAACGCCACGACATCGGTAACAAACTCGACTTCCTGAAAACCACCGTCGAATTTGCGCTCAAACGCCCCGAATTCGCCGAACCCTTCCGAACCTACCTGAAAAGCCTCAACTTGTAA
- a CDS encoding DUF5615 family PIN-like protein, producing the protein MKYLIDAQLPYLLAEVLRQRHFDVLHTDDLPDRERTGDQYIRLLAAKESRIVVTKDTDFQDSYLLQKVPPKLLLLTTGNIKNRKLLDLFRATIDEIDTLFAHHCFIELTNEAYLIHE; encoded by the coding sequence GTGAAATACCTCATTGACGCCCAACTCCCGTATCTGTTAGCTGAGGTATTGAGGCAACGTCATTTCGATGTCTTACACACGGATGATCTCCCCGACCGAGAACGCACGGGCGATCAGTACATTCGATTGCTTGCCGCGAAAGAAAGTCGAATCGTAGTTACGAAAGATACTGACTTCCAAGACAGTTATTTACTCCAAAAAGTACCACCAAAGCTGTTATTGCTGACCACCGGAAATATCAAGAACCGAAAGTTGCTTGATTTATTTCGGGCAACTATCGACGAAATAGACACCCTTTTTGCGCATCATTGTTTTATCGAATTAACGAACGAAGCCTACCTGATTCATGAGTAG
- a CDS encoding DUF433 domain-containing protein — MSENLLQRITLDPDICHGKPTIRHMRYPVTMVLDLLSAGMTADEILADYPAMEEADVRACLAYAARLSDVKSIHRVLA; from the coding sequence ATGAGCGAGAACCTGCTGCAACGCATTACGCTGGATCCAGACATCTGTCATGGCAAGCCTACAATTCGGCACATGCGTTACCCGGTAACGATGGTTCTTGATCTGCTCTCGGCTGGCATGACTGCGGACGAAATTCTGGCTGACTATCCAGCTATGGAAGAAGCCGATGTACGCGCGTGTCTGGCTTATGCGGCCCGGCTTTCCGACGTAAAAAGTATACACCGTGTACTGGCGTGA